A window of Paenibacillus sp. contains these coding sequences:
- a CDS encoding transposase, producing the protein MDNNSHEHDLAFAAYITVKAKTNKLYPKEIKSWEEQYTAYLTFNKSPATVNDGIHTSNPIERVTKKL; encoded by the coding sequence ATAGATAACAACTCGCATGAGCACGACTTAGCATTTGCTGCGTACATCACAGTAAAAGCCAAGACGAATAAGCTGTACCCCAAGGAAATCAAGTCGTGGGAAGAGCAGTACACTGCTTATCTTACGTTTAACAAGTCCCCAGCGACAGTCAATGATGGAATACACACCTCGAACCCGATAGAGCGGGTGACAAAGAAATTGTAA
- a CDS encoding glycosyltransferase, protein MEQMDHPWLRHGRDQDSIRINVQQEVRGLRNCPRAFAWAIPANKLISTESLNFGYTNLLTLPININRGGRDRLSGKIVINNNQISSDILISVIMSVYNEKESELKLAIESILNQTFKMFEFIIILDNPTNKSVLRLLKHYSMYDKRINVLVNKKNLGLANSLNKGIKIAKGKYIARMDADDISVLNRLEKQFNFLEDNKNYDVVATDRLDINESGELIDTSYLVVNSFDDIKSILPFGSVITHPSVLMRKSFILSMNGYRNFKAAQDYDLWLRLITSGYKVKVLPDKLIYYRIRNSGISLSNPYKRYLYSKYARKLYLQRRKSGQDDYSEDNLSEFLLRKKFFNQDYTDRYNKAYNYLFLGVNKIKKREVIKGITMIIFALFMHREMFETLYLASKFSAKLKDISAHSIKKN, encoded by the coding sequence ATGGAGCAAATGGATCATCCGTGGCTTCGGCATGGAAGAGACCAAGACAGTATTCGTATCAATGTACAGCAAGAGGTGCGGGGGCTAAGGAACTGCCCCCGCGCCTTCGCTTGGGCTATACCCGCCAATAAACTAATTTCCACAGAGTCCCTGAATTTTGGATACACAAACTTATTGACGCTACCGATCAACATTAATAGAGGGGGAAGGGATAGGTTGTCCGGAAAAATAGTTATAAATAATAATCAAATATCTAGTGATATTTTAATTAGTGTAATAATGAGTGTATATAATGAAAAAGAATCTGAGCTAAAACTAGCTATAGAGTCTATTCTTAATCAAACATTTAAAATGTTTGAGTTTATCATTATTTTGGATAATCCTACAAATAAGAGTGTTTTAAGATTGTTAAAACACTATAGTATGTATGATAAAAGAATTAATGTATTAGTTAATAAAAAAAATTTAGGACTTGCAAATAGTTTAAACAAAGGGATTAAAATTGCTAAAGGTAAGTATATAGCAAGGATGGACGCAGACGATATATCGGTTTTAAACCGACTTGAAAAACAATTTAACTTCTTAGAAGATAATAAAAATTATGATGTCGTTGCGACAGATAGACTGGATATTAATGAAAGTGGGGAACTGATAGATACAAGTTATTTAGTTGTAAATAGTTTTGATGACATCAAATCAATTCTTCCATTCGGATCAGTAATTACCCACCCTAGCGTACTAATGAGAAAAAGCTTTATCTTATCAATGAATGGCTATAGGAATTTTAAAGCTGCACAAGATTATGATTTATGGCTTAGACTTATAACCTCAGGATATAAAGTTAAAGTTTTACCCGATAAACTTATTTATTACCGTATAAGGAATAGTGGTATTTCTCTAAGTAACCCATATAAGAGGTATTTATATAGTAAGTATGCAAGAAAATTATATTTACAACGAAGAAAAAGTGGGCAGGATGACTATTCTGAAGATAATTTAAGTGAATTTCTATTGCGAAAAAAGTTCTTTAATCAAGATTATACTGATCGTTATAATAAGGCCTACAATTATTTATTTCTAGGTGTAAATAAAATAAAAAAACGAGAGGTAATTAAAGGTATAACTATGATTATATTTGCATTATTTATGCATCGAGAAATGTTTGAAACCTTATATTTAGCATCAAAATTTAGTGCAAAATTAAAAGATATTAGCGCCCATTCTATAAAGAAAAATTGA
- a CDS encoding glycosyltransferase — protein sequence MNHIIFGGSLDIRKGGSAGYLANLKVGLDNINATETTIISNQNTNTTKIPSGAKSRFSPQNLDSRVRDFYEAFFVFNYFRRQKHLDRLTSNITIKNEDKLHFHNIFDYYYSEKRFMSNKKYLTTHTPESIAIEYTNRLKGQHDTEYDFHIIKNKIRKIEKKVLQNCKNFIYPSKESLEPYYETIPDFDKFIDGKNIHFNMTGCKELKYKTDKKTFLKLNNIEEDAFIVSFVGRHNKVKGYDVFCEAFNRINKIDKKIIFISAGKGDIDSPSNKQFIDLGWTDDPGSLINASDVFVLPNNRTFFDLILLEVLSLGKAVIASKTGGNKTIAQLENTGLDLFEKGDIDELVKKLIHYKENKNKLDEMGKFNRELYLKYFTLEKFAERYQKILGT from the coding sequence ATGAATCATATAATATTCGGGGGAAGTTTGGATATCAGGAAGGGTGGAAGTGCAGGGTATTTAGCTAATTTAAAAGTTGGACTAGATAATATAAATGCTACTGAAACTACAATTATATCAAATCAGAATACAAATACTACTAAAATCCCAAGCGGAGCAAAAAGTAGATTTTCACCTCAGAATCTTGACAGTAGAGTAAGGGATTTTTACGAAGCATTCTTTGTGTTCAATTATTTCAGAAGACAAAAACATTTAGATAGATTAACTTCTAATATTACCATTAAAAATGAGGATAAATTACACTTTCATAATATATTTGATTACTACTACTCTGAAAAAAGATTTATGAGTAATAAGAAATATTTAACTACCCACACACCTGAGAGTATAGCTATAGAATATACAAATCGACTTAAAGGACAACATGATACTGAATATGATTTTCATATAATAAAAAATAAAATTAGGAAGATTGAAAAGAAAGTATTACAAAATTGCAAAAATTTTATATACCCTTCTAAAGAGTCACTTGAACCATACTATGAAACGATACCTGATTTTGATAAGTTTATAGATGGGAAAAACATACATTTTAACATGACTGGTTGCAAGGAATTAAAATATAAGACAGATAAAAAAACATTTTTAAAACTGAATAATATCGAGGAAGATGCTTTTATTGTGTCCTTTGTAGGAAGACATAATAAAGTAAAAGGTTATGACGTATTTTGTGAGGCTTTTAATAGAATAAATAAAATAGATAAAAAAATTATATTTATATCCGCAGGTAAAGGGGACATAGATTCACCATCTAATAAACAATTCATTGATTTGGGTTGGACGGATGACCCGGGATCGCTAATTAATGCTTCTGATGTATTTGTATTACCTAATAATCGAACCTTTTTTGACTTAATATTGCTAGAGGTTCTTTCTTTGGGGAAAGCTGTTATTGCTTCCAAAACAGGAGGTAATAAAACAATAGCCCAACTCGAAAATACTGGGCTTGATTTATTTGAAAAGGGAGATATAGATGAGTTAGTTAAAAAGTTAATCCACTATAAAGAAAATAAAAATAAATTAGATGAAATGGGTAAATTTAATAGAGAGCTTTATTTGAAATATTTCACTCTAGAGAAATTTGCCGAAAGATATCAAAAAATTTTAGGAACCTAA
- a CDS encoding glycosyltransferase family 8 protein yields the protein MHIAMASDDNYVQHMAVAICSVLENNKDTNLVTFHILDNGIRIENKKRLLNLVNSYKREIVFYDFSNMEEKFGFIAELSEPPLPIVTYARIFLPEILPKNICKVLYMDVDMVCAGSLKELWNTEFKGNLIAGVLDTAPPDTKLKVGLDKDSVYVNAGMLMINIEQWRREEITKQLVEFIELHKGKVFHNDQGTINGIMSNRTLVLHPRYNVLTTYFMISYKKMVKRFKLEKFYSPGEIRGAIERPIIIHFVVFTTTRPWEENCRHPKQSLYKYYLNMTEWKNEKLKKDKRSIKNRMVHLLYEKTPIFLYDNILKLYQKIKN from the coding sequence ATGCATATCGCAATGGCGAGTGATGATAATTATGTGCAGCATATGGCGGTTGCTATATGTTCTGTATTGGAAAATAATAAAGATACAAATTTGGTCACTTTTCATATTTTGGATAATGGCATTCGTATAGAAAATAAAAAAAGATTATTAAATTTGGTGAATTCATACAAAAGAGAAATTGTCTTTTATGACTTCAGTAATATGGAGGAGAAATTTGGGTTTATAGCTGAATTATCCGAACCTCCATTGCCAATTGTTACTTATGCTAGAATTTTTTTGCCTGAGATTTTACCAAAAAATATATGTAAAGTACTTTATATGGATGTTGATATGGTTTGTGCAGGGTCATTAAAAGAATTATGGAATACTGAATTTAAAGGGAATTTAATAGCAGGAGTTCTAGACACAGCACCACCGGACACAAAACTAAAAGTAGGTTTAGATAAGGATAGTGTTTACGTTAATGCTGGGATGCTAATGATTAATATAGAGCAATGGCGTAGGGAGGAAATAACAAAACAATTAGTAGAATTTATTGAATTACATAAAGGTAAGGTTTTCCATAATGATCAAGGGACAATTAACGGAATTATGTCAAATAGAACATTAGTATTACATCCAAGATATAATGTTTTAACAACCTATTTTATGATATCTTATAAAAAAATGGTAAAAAGATTTAAGTTAGAAAAGTTTTATAGCCCTGGTGAAATAAGGGGTGCTATCGAAAGACCGATTATTATACATTTTGTTGTATTTACTACGACTCGCCCATGGGAAGAGAATTGCAGACATCCTAAACAATCATTATACAAGTATTATCTTAATATGACTGAATGGAAAAATGAAAAGTTAAAAAAGGACAAACGGTCTATTAAAAATAGAATGGTCCATCTTCTTTATGAGAAAACTCCAATTTTTTTATATGATAACATTTTAAAATTGTATCAAAAAATCAAGAATTAG